Proteins from one Mycolicibacter virginiensis genomic window:
- a CDS encoding extracellular solute-binding protein, producing the protein MAVTTLAGCGGGPSDVVGGGERSEAHTTLTLVAYAVPEPGWSKVIPAFYNTEAGADVQVVTSYGASGDQSRGVASGKPADIVNFSVEPDVTRLVKAGKVAEDWNADVTRGIPFGSVVTLVVRQGNPKHINGWDDLLRPGVEVISPSPLSSGSAKWNLLAPYAVKSEGGKNPQAGLDFIEQLVSDHFKLRPGSGREATDVFLQGSGDVLISYENEAIAVERKGKPVEHVNPSQTFKIENPLAVVTSSRHLDTVTAFKNFQYTAAAQRLWAEAGFRPADPSIADEFRHAFPDPDKLWTIADLGGWEVVDNSLFDKSSGAITKIYTRVTG; encoded by the coding sequence ATGGCAGTCACCACACTCGCCGGGTGTGGCGGCGGACCCAGCGATGTCGTCGGAGGTGGTGAGCGCTCTGAGGCGCACACCACCCTGACGCTGGTGGCCTACGCGGTTCCCGAACCGGGTTGGAGCAAGGTGATCCCGGCCTTCTACAACACTGAGGCGGGCGCCGACGTTCAGGTCGTCACCTCCTACGGCGCATCGGGCGATCAGTCCCGCGGAGTCGCCAGCGGCAAACCCGCTGACATCGTGAACTTCTCGGTGGAACCCGACGTCACCCGATTGGTGAAGGCCGGCAAGGTCGCCGAGGACTGGAACGCCGATGTCACCAGGGGTATCCCGTTCGGTTCGGTGGTGACCTTGGTAGTCCGGCAGGGCAACCCCAAGCACATCAACGGCTGGGACGACCTGTTGCGGCCCGGGGTCGAGGTGATCAGCCCCAGCCCGCTGAGCTCTGGATCGGCCAAATGGAATCTGCTGGCTCCGTATGCCGTCAAGAGCGAGGGCGGCAAGAACCCGCAGGCCGGACTGGACTTTATCGAGCAGCTGGTCAGTGACCATTTCAAGCTGCGCCCGGGCTCCGGTCGTGAGGCCACCGACGTGTTCCTGCAGGGCAGCGGCGACGTGCTGATCAGCTACGAGAACGAGGCGATCGCGGTCGAGCGCAAGGGCAAGCCGGTGGAGCACGTCAACCCGTCGCAGACCTTCAAGATCGAGAACCCGTTGGCCGTGGTGACCTCCAGTCGCCACCTGGACACCGTCACCGCTTTCAAGAATTTCCAGTACACGGCAGCGGCGCAACGCCTCTGGGCCGAAGCCGGGTTCCGTCCGGCCGACCCGAGCATCGCCGACGAATTCCGCCACGCGTTCCCGGACCCGGACAAACTGTGGACCATCGCCGACCTCGGCGGGTGGGAGGTTGTCGACAACTCCCTCTTCGACAAGTCGAGCGGCGCCATCACCAAGATCTACACCCGGGTTACCGGATGA
- the cysT gene encoding sulfate ABC transporter permease subunit CysT, whose product MSAALVSAETRAGEGGDHSRFRREGVSLRVGAATVWLSLIVLAPLAAIAWQAGGGGWRAFQLAVTSHAALQSFRVTLTIAAGVTVLNLVFGLLIAWVLVRDDFFGKRFIDVIIDLPFALPTIVASLVMLALYGPASPVHVHLQHTAWGVGLALAFVTLPFVVRSVQPVLLEIDREVEEAAASLGASGLTIFRAVVLPALTPALLTGAGLAFSRAIGEFGSVVLIGGAVPGKTEVSSQWIRTLIENDDRTGAAAISLVLLGVSFLVLLALRVLGSRVSKRQERS is encoded by the coding sequence ATGAGCGCGGCACTGGTCAGCGCGGAGACTCGCGCCGGCGAGGGCGGGGACCACTCGAGGTTCCGACGTGAAGGGGTGTCGCTGCGCGTCGGTGCCGCCACGGTGTGGCTGTCGCTGATCGTGTTGGCGCCGCTGGCCGCGATCGCATGGCAGGCCGGTGGCGGCGGATGGCGGGCGTTCCAACTGGCGGTCACCTCGCACGCCGCACTGCAGTCGTTCCGGGTGACGCTGACGATCGCAGCCGGGGTCACCGTACTCAACCTGGTGTTTGGTCTGTTGATCGCGTGGGTTCTGGTGCGCGACGACTTCTTTGGCAAGCGCTTCATCGATGTGATCATCGATCTGCCGTTCGCGTTGCCCACCATCGTCGCGAGCCTGGTGATGCTGGCGCTCTACGGTCCTGCCAGCCCGGTGCACGTGCACCTGCAGCACACCGCCTGGGGCGTCGGCCTGGCGCTGGCGTTCGTCACGCTGCCCTTCGTGGTGCGATCCGTGCAACCGGTGCTGCTGGAGATCGACCGGGAGGTCGAGGAAGCGGCCGCGTCGCTGGGTGCCTCCGGGCTGACTATCTTCCGCGCCGTGGTGCTGCCCGCGCTGACCCCGGCACTGTTGACGGGGGCGGGACTGGCGTTCTCGCGGGCGATCGGCGAGTTCGGCTCGGTGGTGTTGATCGGTGGCGCAGTGCCCGGTAAGACCGAGGTTTCCTCGCAGTGGATCCGCACGCTGATCGAGAACGACGACCGGACCGGTGCGGCGGCGATCTCGTTGGTGTTGCTCGGGGTGTCGTTCCTGGTGCTGCTCGCATTGCGGGTGCTGGGATCGCGCGTGAGCAAGCGGCAGGAGAGGTCCTGA